TTATGTTCTTTAATTAAGTCGAATGtactatttgtaattaaatcgtTCATTATATACCTCATAACATCATGTATCTTAGgtgtgaaatatataatttatatatttattataatataatttatatatataatatattataattttagtgcttactatcaaaaatattgatttatttataaaaatgttttatatggaTATTGTAAGTTCATAAGTTGCAACTCTGACGAAAAGcgatttgacatttaattatttgacattagTTTTTCTGTAAAGATGGCTCCGACCCGGAGTATTATTGGATTTTTAAATCCTAAAACTATTAGTGCTGTTTTTAGTTCTAATATATCAAAAACTTCGTGTCGCTTTATTCATAGATGTAATAATTGCAATCATTTTTTAAGGAATCCGGTAGTATCTACCGTGACATTGGgtcgtaaaaatattaaatgtaagtttTACATGCTGTTATTACATCACCGGTATaagtattacatttttaaagtaaatattaaatccaATATTTCAAACTATTCCCCATTTTTCACTACAATCAATTCTTATTGTTCCATTTTGGTAAATTCCTTGTTAAACATAACCTCAAATGTTTATAGATGGCGAACTTAGTGCGAGACATCGATACATTCATACTACTTCTAGTTTAAATGCAAGGACCGACTATTATCAAGTCCTCGGTGTATCCAAAAATGCATCAGCTAAAGATATCAAAAAGGCGTACTATCAGCTCGCTAAAAAGTATCACCCGGATGCAAATAAATCAGATCCTGAAGCTCCGAAAAAGTTTCAAGAAGTTTCCGAAGCGTATGAGGTTAGTAAGAAATACAAACTATAAATTGAAACTTCCAAAGATTAAATAGTATCTGgtcaaatgatttttatattgaaataaatcaattatttgatatatttttatatcactaaTGATTACAGTTGCTTCAAATAATTCATAGTTATACGAAAATCTTATTGGCTGTCAATACTTATCAAGTCGTACAttgttggtttatatttttgcaGATCCTGTCCGATGAAAACAAACGTAAGCAATATGATACATATGGTACAACATCTGAGCAAATGGGCATGGGTGGAGGACCCGGAGGACCCGATGGTTTTACACATCAATGGCAATATAAATCCACCATAGATCCTGAAGAGCTCTTCCGTAAGATATTTGGAGATGCAGGATTCAAAGCTGAATCGTTTAGCGACTTTGCTGAGAGCAAGTTCGGTTTTGGTGCAGCTCAAGAAGTAAGTttctaagttttaataaatatctcttttctttgttgtaattgtatgataagtttgtttttttaataatggtattaatatatttataattcaaaaaacatgttatattttgtagatAATAGTAAATCTACGATTCACTGAGGCAGCTCGTGGTGTGAACAAAGATATAAATGTCAATGTGGTAGACACATGTCCTAAATGTATGGGTTCTAGGAGTGAGCCTGGCACCAAAGCCATTAAGTGTACTTATTGTAATGGCACTGGCATGGAAACATTTTCTAgaggtaacaataaaaaataaattaatttaaaactcatttaCATCATGcactcttttttataaatattcttgcttgtataattttattttgaaaagagaGTACAACATACTTAATTTGTTgctatgaattaattaatttgaatacagaATACATTActggtttaatttttattacagtgtTTGATAGATAAGCTTACATGTTTTGTGTGTAAAAAAgttaaatctaatttttaataagatacaccaaaaaaaaaatggtatctagaatactgttataaaataataatttgtgcaAAGACAGTgcacagattattattttattagaaagaaAAAAGTGTTAATTGAAAACACTCAACATGTTGTATTCGGTTTGATAATTGtaggtattatttttagttgttTCTAGGTGTTTTATTAAAGTAGCTTTGTCTGATTcccatacaataaaaaaaaggtagcctatatttttttcataacataatCAACTTCTATACTGAATttcaaatgtcaatgtcattCAATACAACCACTTGTCAAAGATTGATTGCATAAGCactcatcaaataaaaatatttttacatgtgtACTATACTtcctataaatacaatttttaatataaattatataactattgtgcgcaatatttagtatttattattttgagcaTTCTTATAATAGAAATGCTTTTTGAgtgtaaactatattttatttttattttacacagtatttttcctaatttatatttttaaacatctatTTCATCACAAATCATCACGACACACCAAaccatctttaaataaattccacttaagaaataaaagatttatttgatataaatgaattattgttgATGTTTTCAGGACCATTTGTGATGCGTTCAACTTGCAGACATTGCCATGGCACTAGAATGCTGATTAAGTTCCCATGTGTTGAATGTGAAGGCAAGGGACAGACTGTGAGTAATCATACTTaagtatattaagaaaaaattaaaatctgaaTGTAAAGACATACATTGCTATGTTTATAATCATTGGGTACAATGTACAAAGGATAatgttgcaataaaaaaaaaaaatgcataaatgtAATACAATCAGTTTCAAGCAAAACAATTTATCTGCACATAGtaggttttatattaaagaaataagtaaTTCCACATaatctaaatacaaaaataaaatactaaggttagataatttattttttaatttctaggtTCAACGTAAGAAAGTTACAGTTCCAGTACCGGCTGGGGTGGAAGATGGACAGACAGTACGAATGGCTGTCGGCAACAATGAAGTCTTTATAACATTCAAAGTTGAAAGCTCAAGCTATTTTAAAAGAGACGGACCAGATGTTCATACTGATTGCACAGTACGTATTGTACCTATTGTGGCTTTACCcatacgaaatttataaaagaacctatagcacacaaaccctCACCATTATTTgaccccctcgaggggtgaattaaacaaagtagtctatgtccttccctgGGACTCAAATTatcttcgtaccaaatttcaactGAATTGGTTGGTgaaaaggtaacagacagagttactttcacatttattgggggttgaattaaatttaaatataatcatggTATATTTTGGGTTTa
This window of the Vanessa atalanta chromosome 21, ilVanAtal1.2, whole genome shotgun sequence genome carries:
- the LOC125072355 gene encoding protein tumorous imaginal discs, mitochondrial-like isoform X3; the encoded protein is MAPTRSIIGFLNPKTISAVFSSNISKTSCRFIHRCNNCNHFLRNPVVSTVTLGRKNIKYGELSARHRYIHTTSSLNARTDYYQVLGVSKNASAKDIKKAYYQLAKKYHPDANKSDPEAPKKFQEVSEAYEILSDENKRKQYDTYGTTSEQMGMGGGPGGPDGFTHQWQYKSTIDPEELFRKIFGDAGFKAESFSDFAESKFGFGAAQEIIVNLRFTEAARGVNKDINVNVVDTCPKCMGSRSEPGTKAIKCTYCNGTGMETFSRGPFVMRSTCRHCHGTRMLIKFPCVECEGKGQTVQRKKVTVPVPAGVEDGQTVRMAVGNNEVFITFKVESSSYFKRDGPDVHTDCTISVSQALLGGTVRIQGLYEDHTIQIVPGTSSHSIVRLSRKGMKRVSQHGHGDHYVHIKIQVPKTLSEKQKALVYAYAELEEETPGQIHGVSYDRDGDKI
- the LOC125072355 gene encoding protein tumorous imaginal discs, mitochondrial-like isoform X2, with the translated sequence MAPTRSIIGFLNPKTISAVFSSNISKTSCRFIHRCNNCNHFLRNPVVSTVTLGRKNIKYGELSARHRYIHTTSSLNARTDYYQVLGVSKNASAKDIKKAYYQLAKKYHPDANKSDPEAPKKFQEVSEAYEILSDENKRKQYDTYGTTSEQMGMGGGPGGPDGFTHQWQYKSTIDPEELFRKIFGDAGFKAESFSDFAESKFGFGAAQEIIVNLRFTEAARGVNKDINVNVVDTCPKCMGSRSEPGTKAIKCTYCNGTGMETFSRGPFVMRSTCRHCHGTRMLIKFPCVECEGKGQTVQRKKVTVPVPAGVEDGQTVRMAVGNNEVFITFKVESSSYFKRDGPDVHTDCTISVSQALLGGTVRIQGLYEDHTIQIVPGTSSHSIVRLSRKGMKRVSQHGHGDHYVHIKIQVPKTLSEKQKALVYAYAELEEETPGQIHGVSYDRDGKKVSISEPQNLVDAVKEALKEKKNIEGGTSETSEEDVVKESKRSKG
- the LOC125072355 gene encoding protein tumorous imaginal discs, mitochondrial-like isoform X1 encodes the protein MAPTRSIIGFLNPKTISAVFSSNISKTSCRFIHRCNNCNHFLRNPVVSTVTLGRKNIKYGELSARHRYIHTTSSLNARTDYYQVLGVSKNASAKDIKKAYYQLAKKYHPDANKSDPEAPKKFQEVSEAYEILSDENKRKQYDTYGTTSEQMGMGGGPGGPDGFTHQWQYKSTIDPEELFRKIFGDAGFKAESFSDFAESKFGFGAAQEIIVNLRFTEAARGVNKDINVNVVDTCPKCMGSRSEPGTKAIKCTYCNGTGMETFSRGPFVMRSTCRHCHGTRMLIKFPCVECEGKGQTVQRKKVTVPVPAGVEDGQTVRMAVGNNEVFITFKVESSSYFKRDGPDVHTDCTISVSQALLGGTVRIQGLYEDHTIQIVPGTSSHSIVRLSRKGMKRVSQHGHGDHYVHIKIQVPKTLSEKQKALVYAYAELEEETPGQIHGVSYDRDADSKKTGNANESQSIHEANREPETERDGTKWTFIDSLLESLHKNRTSFVTGFVLSVIMCLFFLTNDPKDRYGVYKYVEKKESEGEARYPDVPLGYKDTIRKQKEKNPELYDA